The following proteins are co-located in the uncultured Draconibacterium sp. genome:
- a CDS encoding malectin domain-containing carbohydrate-binding protein — protein MNRTLTHTYILLFLLLFVVFSGCNTEHELRKDVLLNDGWSTVANDSNKFAFDGFENADFNTEIWQEVEVPHNWDDYGGYRRLRHGNRHGYAWYRKSFQLEGKDLTKQYFLWFEGVGSYATVWLNGDSVGYHAGGRTTFTLNISESIKTGENSLAVRADHPADIRDLPWVCGGCSPEWGFCEGSQPMGIFRPVHLIETNSIRVEPFGIHIWNNNETNGEKTTLNLQTEVKNYGIDSKTIQVKNILLDKAGKKQAEAETVLNLNAGQTEIISQVFPDFKNPNLWSLENPYIYTVETQIWQGGECVDKTTTPYGIRTIQWDIFGENASNRFYLNGKLVFINGTAEYEHLMGKGHAFSQEMVESRIAQFKAMGFNSFRDGHQPHNFRYHEAWDKDGILWWPQMTAHIWFDNPEFRTNFKQLLRDWIKERRNSPSVILWGLENESTLPEDFAIECTELIRELDPTASSQRLVTTCNGGSGTDWNVIQNWSGTYGGNPENYANELSEQLLNGEYGAWRSIDLHTEGEFDQNGIYSEDRINLLMESKIRLGEEASEKACGQYHWLMASHDNPGRTQSGEGMRDIDRVGPVNYKGAMTIWGEPLDLFYLFRSNYAPKETEPMVYIVSHTWPDRWTEPGVKDGIRIFTNCDEVELFNSLDGKSLGKQKRGEIGTHIVFNQVDIQYNILKAMGYVGGKKVTEDVIFLHHLPLDPALQKMDEKVISLTAENTNYVYRVNCGGADYTDKSGNIWKADRHQESSENWGSLSWTDDYEGLPAFYGSQRQTYDFIEGTSEDPLIQTFRYGQHKLKYNFPVQNGEYNVELYFVEPWYGTGGSMDCKNWRVFDVAINENVVLNDLDIWSEAGHDKLLKKTVPVTATDGKLEISFPNVKAGQAVISAIAISTKDNSVQPAPDSKGTISKLTTTNDSWKIQSWLATGVHQYTNAKSQFYQLAPELFGADWIQTPEQINSAEGIPAFSVYVDAEVYIGFDTTLNTIPVWLNDWNPLQKFMASSSNGRTVYQLYKKRFAANSEVQLSEISDKKMYPIVVLPITNLDDPIDLRKSTKWEAEDGKFSGNAQITKHLDKTCVSLKNPNGTAGLKFQVGLASKYGLEFRFINLSGDELKADVRIMAADNREMWSGEWIFPSTPDKWKSYRTDTQTTINAGTYYIEITPKTEGPLYFDWVKVQ, from the coding sequence ATGAATAGAACTTTAACACATACATACATTTTACTATTTCTGCTTTTGTTTGTTGTATTTTCGGGATGTAATACCGAACATGAACTTCGAAAGGATGTACTTTTAAACGATGGATGGTCAACCGTTGCAAACGATTCAAATAAATTTGCTTTTGATGGATTTGAAAACGCGGATTTCAACACAGAGATCTGGCAAGAAGTAGAAGTGCCGCACAACTGGGACGACTACGGTGGATATCGTCGTTTGCGCCACGGGAACCGACATGGATATGCCTGGTATCGCAAATCCTTTCAGCTTGAAGGGAAAGACCTCACAAAACAATATTTTTTATGGTTCGAAGGCGTGGGGTCGTATGCTACGGTTTGGTTAAACGGCGACTCGGTGGGGTATCATGCCGGAGGACGAACAACTTTTACACTCAATATTTCAGAAAGTATTAAAACAGGCGAAAATAGTCTGGCTGTCCGTGCCGATCATCCGGCTGATATTCGTGATCTGCCCTGGGTTTGCGGAGGTTGCAGCCCCGAGTGGGGTTTTTGCGAAGGAAGCCAGCCAATGGGGATTTTTCGTCCGGTTCACCTGATTGAAACCAACTCAATTCGTGTTGAACCTTTTGGTATTCACATATGGAACAACAACGAAACAAACGGTGAAAAGACAACACTCAACTTACAAACTGAAGTAAAAAATTATGGCATCGATTCAAAAACCATTCAGGTAAAAAATATTCTTCTGGATAAGGCAGGTAAAAAACAAGCCGAGGCAGAAACGGTTCTGAACTTAAATGCGGGGCAAACCGAAATCATCTCACAGGTTTTTCCCGATTTTAAAAATCCAAATTTATGGTCGCTTGAAAATCCGTATATCTATACGGTTGAAACTCAGATTTGGCAGGGGGGGGAGTGTGTCGACAAAACAACCACACCCTACGGAATTCGAACCATTCAGTGGGATATTTTTGGAGAGAATGCCAGCAATCGTTTTTATTTAAACGGAAAACTTGTGTTTATAAACGGAACTGCAGAATACGAACATTTAATGGGGAAAGGCCACGCTTTTTCGCAGGAAATGGTTGAGTCAAGAATTGCACAATTTAAAGCCATGGGTTTTAACTCGTTTCGCGACGGACACCAGCCGCATAATTTTCGTTATCACGAAGCATGGGACAAAGATGGAATTTTATGGTGGCCGCAAATGACCGCGCACATTTGGTTCGATAATCCCGAATTCAGAACTAACTTTAAACAACTTTTACGCGACTGGATAAAAGAACGACGCAACAGTCCGTCGGTAATTTTATGGGGATTGGAAAACGAAAGTACACTACCGGAAGATTTTGCGATAGAATGCACCGAATTAATAAGGGAACTCGATCCAACTGCGTCATCGCAGCGATTGGTAACTACTTGCAACGGAGGATCAGGAACCGACTGGAACGTGATTCAAAACTGGTCGGGAACTTACGGTGGAAATCCTGAAAATTATGCCAACGAACTTTCGGAACAATTACTAAATGGCGAGTACGGAGCCTGGCGAAGTATTGATTTACATACCGAAGGTGAATTCGATCAAAACGGTATTTACAGCGAAGATCGTATCAACCTGCTTATGGAGTCGAAAATACGTTTGGGGGAGGAAGCTTCGGAAAAAGCTTGTGGACAGTATCACTGGCTAATGGCCTCGCACGATAATCCCGGGCGCACGCAAAGTGGCGAAGGAATGCGCGATATTGATCGGGTAGGGCCGGTAAACTACAAAGGAGCCATGACAATCTGGGGCGAACCGCTCGATTTGTTTTACCTGTTCCGTTCCAACTATGCGCCAAAAGAAACCGAGCCAATGGTGTACATCGTTTCGCATACCTGGCCCGATCGGTGGACAGAACCGGGAGTAAAAGATGGCATCCGGATTTTTACCAACTGCGATGAAGTGGAACTTTTTAATAGTTTGGATGGCAAAAGTTTAGGCAAACAAAAACGCGGAGAAATAGGTACACACATTGTTTTTAATCAGGTGGATATTCAATACAATATTTTAAAAGCAATGGGCTACGTTGGTGGAAAAAAGGTTACTGAAGATGTGATTTTTTTGCACCATTTGCCACTCGATCCTGCTTTGCAGAAAATGGACGAGAAAGTGATTTCCTTAACTGCTGAAAATACAAATTATGTATATCGGGTAAATTGTGGAGGCGCCGATTATACCGATAAATCAGGAAATATTTGGAAGGCAGATCGTCATCAGGAGTCGTCTGAAAACTGGGGATCACTTTCGTGGACTGACGATTATGAAGGGTTGCCTGCATTTTACGGAAGTCAGCGCCAAACGTATGATTTTATTGAAGGAACTTCCGAAGATCCACTGATTCAAACTTTCCGCTACGGACAACACAAACTGAAATACAACTTCCCGGTTCAAAACGGAGAATATAATGTTGAATTATATTTTGTTGAGCCCTGGTATGGCACAGGCGGAAGTATGGATTGTAAAAACTGGCGGGTATTCGATGTGGCGATTAACGAAAATGTAGTGCTGAATGATCTGGACATTTGGAGCGAAGCGGGACACGACAAACTACTAAAGAAAACTGTACCGGTAACTGCAACGGATGGAAAGCTGGAAATTTCGTTTCCAAATGTAAAAGCCGGCCAGGCAGTAATCTCAGCCATTGCCATTTCTACCAAAGATAATTCTGTTCAGCCAGCTCCTGATTCAAAAGGAACAATATCAAAATTAACAACGACAAACGATAGCTGGAAAATTCAAAGCTGGTTGGCAACAGGCGTACATCAGTATACAAATGCAAAGAGTCAGTTTTATCAGTTGGCGCCCGAATTATTTGGTGCTGATTGGATTCAAACCCCGGAACAAATCAACAGTGCAGAAGGTATTCCAGCCTTTTCTGTATATGTAGACGCTGAAGTTTATATTGGTTTCGATACAACATTAAATACAATTCCTGTATGGCTGAACGATTGGAATCCGCTTCAAAAATTTATGGCTTCCTCATCCAATGGCCGAACGGTGTATCAGCTGTATAAAAAACGTTTTGCGGCCAACAGTGAGGTACAGCTTTCTGAAATTAGTGATAAAAAGATGTACCCGATTGTTGTGTTGCCCATTACCAATTTGGATGATCCGATTGATTTGCGAAAGAGTACAAAATGGGAGGCTGAAGACGGTAAATTTTCAGGAAATGCCCAAATTACCAAACACCTCGACAAAACTTGCGTAAGCCTTAAAAACCCAAACGGAACGGCTGGTTTAAAATTTCAGGTGGGACTGGCATCAAAATATGGTTTGGAATTCAGGTTTATAAATCTTTCGGGTGACGAATTAAAGGCAGATGTGCGAATAATGGCAGCCGACAACCGTGAGATGTGGAGCGGAGAATGGATTTTTCCTTCAACTCCTGACAAGTGGAAAAGTTACCGAACCGACACACAAACAACAATAAATGCCGGTACATATTACATCGAAATAACACCAAAAACCGAAGGACCGCTTTATTTCGATTGGGTGAAAGTGCAGTAA
- a CDS encoding MFS transporter translates to MNGTQKIGNYRWRIVVLLFFATTINYIDRQVLGILAPELQKMFNWSESDYGFIIMAFQIAYAIGLLTTGSILDRIGTKRGFSIAIVLWSIAGMAHAAARSVFSFAVSRFALGIGESANFPAAIKTVAEWFPKKERALATGIFNSGPNVGAILTPLIIPIIALNWGWKWAFISTGLLGFVWLIFWMLFYEKPEINDKLKDSERQYILQDEDEPEVTKIPWKKIILHRQTLGICIARFVTDPIWWFFLYWLPKFLNSNYGIDLTNIGPPLIVIYLVSIGGSIFGGWLSSALINRGKNPVAARKLTILVMAFFVLPIFLVSSISNMWISVGLISMATFAHQGYAANIFTLVSDIFPKNAVGSVVGLSGFAGAIGGVLFSAAVGLILEYTGNYYVVFAIASLAYLICWMALKVFVPDDRKIVFSN, encoded by the coding sequence ATGAATGGGACGCAAAAAATAGGAAATTACAGATGGCGAATAGTTGTCTTGCTTTTTTTTGCCACCACCATTAATTACATCGACCGCCAAGTGCTGGGCATACTTGCTCCCGAACTCCAAAAAATGTTCAACTGGTCAGAATCTGATTATGGATTTATTATCATGGCTTTTCAAATTGCCTATGCCATTGGATTGTTAACAACCGGATCGATTCTCGACAGAATTGGAACAAAACGTGGTTTTTCAATTGCCATTGTGCTTTGGAGTATTGCCGGAATGGCACATGCCGCTGCACGAAGTGTTTTTTCTTTTGCAGTATCGCGATTTGCTTTAGGAATTGGCGAATCGGCTAATTTTCCGGCAGCGATAAAAACAGTTGCCGAATGGTTTCCCAAAAAAGAAAGAGCCTTGGCAACAGGAATTTTTAATTCAGGACCAAATGTTGGTGCGATTCTTACTCCTTTAATTATTCCCATTATTGCGCTTAACTGGGGATGGAAATGGGCTTTTATTAGTACCGGATTACTGGGTTTTGTCTGGTTGATTTTTTGGATGTTGTTTTATGAAAAGCCGGAAATTAATGATAAACTAAAAGATTCGGAACGACAATATATTTTGCAGGATGAGGACGAACCTGAAGTTACAAAAATTCCCTGGAAAAAAATTATTCTACACCGGCAAACGCTAGGCATTTGTATTGCCCGCTTTGTTACCGATCCCATTTGGTGGTTTTTCCTGTATTGGTTGCCCAAGTTTCTGAATTCGAATTACGGAATAGACTTAACCAACATTGGACCGCCACTGATTGTCATTTATCTTGTTTCCATTGGCGGTTCTATTTTCGGTGGCTGGCTGTCTTCTGCTTTAATAAATCGGGGGAAAAATCCGGTGGCAGCGCGAAAACTTACCATTTTAGTGATGGCATTTTTCGTGCTCCCAATCTTTTTGGTTTCCTCCATTTCTAATATGTGGATTTCGGTTGGACTAATTTCAATGGCAACTTTTGCTCATCAGGGTTACGCTGCAAATATTTTTACGTTGGTATCCGATATTTTTCCCAAAAATGCTGTCGGATCGGTTGTGGGTTTGTCGGGTTTTGCAGGTGCAATCGGAGGTGTTTTGTTTTCGGCTGCAGTGGGATTGATTCTGGAATACACAGGAAATTATTACGTGGTTTTTGCCATTGCCAGTTTAGCGTATCTGATTTGCTGGATGGCATTAAAAGTATTTGTTCCGGATGATAGGAAAATTGTGTTTAGCAACTAA
- a CDS encoding uroporphyrinogen decarboxylase family protein yields MKKFDISLADSQAVEVSPIKPEAFDLDAYALYAAELNRNCEKFWEADSGVLVYRRMRVAECFSFGCRDMKRSLELQLGSLEKSKLFKADVPNFLEPWYGIGTLASAFGSEYNWPDGNAPVIKPRFSSLDEVLKYQPKPVAETNIGKHTLNMIGYFLEKTKGKIPVSFTDSQSPLNSIANLLPLDQFFIEVLMNPDNVRELFDILAGLSIEFNKKQAELIGDALVLPGHGFASSTKWKGLGLSDDNAIMISPDDYALLAVPSVKKVCDPFGGAVFHSCGDWSAWIDAVLNIDGIKMADAAFSPQTDPGATDNLEAFHRFAGTGVVLNARIVGDLKTIEEQVKRLWVPGMKLVVVTYCETPAEQELAYNRIHEICN; encoded by the coding sequence ATGAAAAAATTTGACATTAGTTTAGCTGATTCTCAGGCTGTGGAAGTATCTCCAATAAAACCGGAAGCGTTTGATTTAGACGCCTATGCTTTGTATGCTGCTGAGTTAAATCGGAATTGTGAGAAATTTTGGGAAGCCGATTCGGGCGTTCTGGTGTATCGCAGAATGAGAGTGGCTGAGTGTTTTTCTTTTGGTTGTCGCGACATGAAACGTTCACTGGAATTGCAGCTTGGATCGCTCGAAAAAAGCAAATTGTTTAAAGCCGATGTTCCCAATTTTTTAGAACCCTGGTATGGAATTGGAACACTTGCCAGTGCTTTTGGCTCGGAATACAATTGGCCCGATGGAAATGCACCCGTTATAAAACCACGGTTTTCGTCACTCGATGAGGTATTAAAATACCAGCCCAAACCGGTGGCCGAAACAAATATAGGCAAGCACACACTGAACATGATTGGCTATTTTCTGGAAAAAACAAAAGGTAAAATTCCGGTTTCATTTACCGATTCTCAATCACCTTTAAATAGTATTGCCAATTTACTGCCTCTCGATCAGTTTTTTATCGAAGTTTTAATGAATCCCGATAATGTGCGGGAGTTGTTTGATATTCTTGCCGGATTATCCATCGAGTTTAATAAAAAACAGGCTGAATTAATTGGCGATGCTTTGGTTTTGCCCGGACACGGTTTTGCTTCATCCACCAAATGGAAGGGGCTGGGTTTGAGCGACGACAATGCCATAATGATTTCGCCCGACGATTATGCTTTACTTGCTGTTCCTTCGGTAAAAAAAGTTTGCGATCCTTTTGGTGGAGCTGTGTTTCATTCGTGCGGCGACTGGTCGGCATGGATCGATGCTGTATTAAACATCGACGGAATTAAAATGGCCGATGCGGCTTTTTCACCACAAACTGATCCCGGAGCAACGGATAATCTGGAAGCGTTTCATCGTTTTGCAGGTACAGGAGTTGTGCTGAATGCACGAATTGTAGGCGACTTAAAAACGATTGAAGAGCAGGTAAAACGGCTGTGGGTGCCGGGAATGAAACTTGTGGTGGTTACCTATTGCGAAACTCCGGCCGAACAGGAATTAGCCTATAACAGAATACACGAAATTTGTAATTAA
- a CDS encoding glycoside hydrolase family 2 TIM barrel-domain containing protein: protein MKTKQIHFLISGIFLFMSLGLLAQKTETLMLSGTGADQTVDWEFYCTDGMNSGKWTTIPVPSNWELEGFGKYNYGNDKDTVRSTGKGLYKYSFTVPADWKSKQVNLVFEGSMTDTEVKINGKSAGAVHQGSFYQFKYDISKLLKYGKTNLLEVTVSKVSSNESVNKAERFADFWVFGGIFRPVYLEAKPAQNIVRTAIDAKADGSIDADVFLNNVKYDAEISAQVYTLENEKVDLPVQTTVVAGKTTAHLSGKINGVESWNPEFPNLYKIVFTLKIKGETVHEMTERTGFRTLEIRKRDGIYVNGVKVKLKGVNHHTFWPTKGRTSNKEMSITDVKLIKDMNMNAVRTSHYPPDSHFLDVCDSLGLLVLDELTGWHDAYDTEVGTKLVEEMVIRDVNHPSIIIWDNGNEGGHNFDLDPVFGKFDIQKRKVIHPWNEYNGFATQHYRSYNYGAGTYWQGREIVLPTEFLHGMYDGGHGAGLYDYWELMWKTPVAAGGFLWDFADEGVMRTDKNGEIDTDGSHAPDGILGPFHEKEGSYFAIKEIWSPVQFEDKYLGSNFDGVINVENRYFYTNLEECSFTWKLKKVESPDGKSSSSEIEGKCKSPDVAAGQNGKLLVNLPDNYTNYDVLYITATDRYNQELYTKSWPVKLAQDVVSKIMPLNTGTNKVSVSEKDTLLVVQAGSVEFSIGKNSGLLRKVVNSKGEIPFNNGPSISAGVTVFKSITQKMEADTLVLTCSFDERKSRMKEFVWTFYPSGIAKLLIHYVPKEYDKDFEYMGVDFSYPENLVKGVKWLGDGPYRVWKNRMQGVELGVHQKEYNNTVTGVQPIVYPEFKGYHSNMYWAKIESKEQSFVVATSSDDVFLRLYTPAQPEKIYERTAPPFPDGDISFMQAISAMGTKSNDSWNMGPSGKKNMFFDYGPYDNWRIRCKTMELYFNFTAN, encoded by the coding sequence ATGAAAACAAAACAGATACATTTTTTAATAAGCGGAATTTTCCTGTTCATGTCTTTGGGTTTATTGGCTCAAAAAACAGAAACGCTAATGCTTTCCGGAACAGGTGCCGATCAAACTGTTGATTGGGAATTCTATTGTACCGATGGGATGAATTCAGGGAAATGGACAACAATTCCCGTTCCATCAAACTGGGAACTTGAAGGTTTTGGTAAATACAATTACGGCAACGACAAAGATACAGTCCGTAGCACAGGAAAAGGCTTGTATAAATACAGCTTTACTGTTCCTGCCGATTGGAAAAGTAAACAGGTGAATCTTGTCTTTGAAGGCTCGATGACCGACACTGAAGTGAAAATAAATGGTAAGTCGGCCGGTGCAGTTCATCAGGGATCGTTTTATCAGTTTAAATACGATATAAGCAAGTTGTTAAAATACGGAAAAACCAATTTGCTGGAAGTTACCGTTTCAAAAGTTTCATCAAACGAATCGGTTAACAAAGCAGAACGTTTTGCCGACTTCTGGGTGTTTGGTGGAATTTTTCGCCCCGTTTATCTGGAAGCTAAACCGGCCCAAAACATAGTACGCACAGCCATTGATGCAAAAGCCGATGGAAGTATCGATGCCGATGTTTTTCTGAATAATGTAAAGTATGACGCCGAGATTTCTGCTCAGGTTTACACCCTGGAAAACGAAAAGGTGGATCTTCCTGTTCAAACCACTGTGGTGGCAGGAAAAACTACAGCTCATCTTTCCGGTAAAATCAATGGTGTTGAGTCGTGGAATCCGGAGTTCCCCAATCTTTATAAAATAGTATTCACCTTAAAAATTAAAGGTGAAACAGTGCATGAAATGACTGAGCGTACCGGATTTCGCACACTTGAAATCAGGAAGCGCGACGGAATTTATGTAAATGGTGTGAAGGTAAAACTAAAAGGAGTTAATCATCACACATTCTGGCCGACAAAAGGTCGTACTTCGAATAAAGAAATGAGCATAACCGATGTAAAGCTGATAAAGGATATGAACATGAATGCGGTGCGCACTTCGCATTATCCGCCCGATTCTCATTTCCTTGATGTTTGCGATTCGTTGGGGTTGCTGGTTCTGGATGAATTAACCGGATGGCACGACGCGTACGATACCGAGGTGGGTACAAAACTGGTGGAGGAAATGGTTATTCGCGATGTGAATCACCCTTCAATAATAATTTGGGACAACGGCAACGAAGGCGGGCACAACTTTGATCTGGATCCGGTTTTTGGAAAATTCGATATTCAAAAACGCAAAGTGATTCATCCATGGAACGAGTACAATGGTTTTGCAACTCAGCATTACCGCAGTTACAACTACGGTGCCGGGACTTACTGGCAGGGACGTGAAATTGTTCTGCCAACCGAATTTCTGCACGGAATGTACGATGGCGGACACGGGGCCGGATTGTACGATTACTGGGAGCTTATGTGGAAAACTCCGGTTGCTGCCGGTGGTTTCCTTTGGGATTTTGCCGACGAAGGTGTAATGCGAACCGACAAAAACGGAGAAATCGACACCGATGGTTCTCACGCTCCCGATGGAATATTGGGGCCGTTTCACGAAAAGGAGGGAAGTTATTTTGCTATTAAAGAAATATGGTCGCCCGTTCAGTTTGAAGATAAATATTTGGGCAGCAATTTTGATGGAGTCATCAATGTTGAGAACCGGTATTTTTATACCAATCTGGAAGAGTGCTCGTTTACCTGGAAATTGAAAAAAGTTGAAAGTCCCGACGGAAAAAGCTCGTCGTCTGAAATTGAAGGAAAATGTAAGTCTCCAGATGTTGCTGCCGGACAGAATGGAAAGCTACTTGTAAATTTACCTGATAATTATACAAATTACGATGTTCTGTACATTACAGCAACCGACCGGTATAACCAGGAGTTGTACACAAAAAGCTGGCCGGTTAAATTGGCACAAGATGTGGTTTCGAAGATTATGCCTTTAAATACAGGTACAAACAAAGTAAGTGTTAGCGAAAAAGATACCTTGCTGGTTGTACAGGCTGGTTCGGTTGAATTTTCGATTGGAAAGAACAGTGGATTGTTGCGGAAAGTAGTTAACAGCAAAGGCGAAATCCCGTTTAATAACGGGCCATCCATAAGTGCCGGTGTTACCGTATTTAAATCCATTACTCAAAAAATGGAAGCTGATACTCTGGTGCTGACTTGTTCGTTTGATGAGCGCAAATCGCGAATGAAAGAGTTTGTATGGACCTTTTATCCCTCTGGAATTGCCAAACTTTTGATCCATTACGTACCAAAAGAATACGACAAGGATTTTGAATACATGGGAGTTGACTTTTCATATCCCGAAAATCTTGTTAAAGGTGTTAAATGGCTGGGCGACGGACCGTATCGTGTGTGGAAAAACCGCATGCAAGGAGTGGAATTGGGTGTTCATCAGAAAGAGTATAACAATACCGTAACAGGTGTACAACCCATCGTTTATCCCGAATTTAAGGGGTATCATTCAAACATGTACTGGGCGAAAATTGAGTCAAAAGAACAATCGTTTGTGGTTGCTACTTCATCAGATGATGTGTTTTTACGCCTGTATACGCCGGCACAACCAGAAAAAATTTACGAAAGAACTGCGCCTCCGTTTCCCGATGGCGACATTTCTTTTATGCAGGCAATTTCTGCGATGGGAACAAAGTCGAATGACTCGTGGAATATGGGGCCTTCTGGAAAGAAAAACATGTTTTTTGATTACGGTCCGTACGACAATTGGCGAATCCGATGTAAAACAATGGAGTTGTATTTCAATTTTACAGCAAATTAG
- a CDS encoding alpha-L-fucosidase, with the protein MKSIVLLLFFVLSFTGNQIFAQTPQKYTADWESLGNHQAVPEWLRDAKFGIYTHWGVYSVPAYNNEHYYRTMHHSEGYSKHGTFQRHEALYGSLDKFGYHDFIPMFKGENFDAEEWADLYVKSGARFAGLVAEHHDGFAMWDSEYTPFNSNDMGPGKDVVGLLEKAIKKRDMKFFASLHHSFNYTALEIKDGWAAADPKYAKLYGSMMPRDEWLEMWLNKCNEVALKYHPDIMYFDAWLDDIPDDYIKKYLAYYFNESQLQGQEVAVTYKGEDLPQEVGMLDHENSNPDEIMEQPWLCDYSIGTGISYAWGYTEGMQIRTPKEIIHTLVDVVSKNGQMILNLSPMCDGTIPQDQKNVMHRVGRWIWSHGEAIFETRPYGAPHEVTAEGLDVFYTKKDKTVYAIFYEWPGLNTPVQLKEITSEKLGGEVKAVTLLGLKQLDDCTFEQSSDGLEFTIPKARIPDDLGIVFKIDFE; encoded by the coding sequence ATGAAATCTATAGTACTGCTTTTATTTTTTGTTCTCAGCTTTACCGGAAATCAGATATTTGCCCAAACACCCCAAAAGTACACCGCCGATTGGGAATCCCTTGGGAATCACCAGGCCGTTCCTGAGTGGTTGCGGGATGCTAAATTTGGTATATACACCCATTGGGGAGTTTATTCGGTGCCGGCCTACAACAACGAACATTATTACCGCACCATGCATCACTCGGAAGGATACAGTAAACACGGAACCTTTCAGCGACATGAAGCACTTTATGGATCGCTGGATAAATTCGGATACCACGATTTTATTCCCATGTTTAAAGGCGAAAATTTCGATGCAGAAGAGTGGGCCGATCTTTATGTAAAAAGCGGAGCCCGTTTTGCCGGACTTGTTGCCGAACACCACGATGGTTTTGCCATGTGGGATAGTGAATACACTCCTTTTAATTCCAACGATATGGGGCCCGGGAAAGATGTAGTTGGCCTGTTGGAAAAGGCCATAAAAAAACGAGACATGAAATTTTTTGCCTCGCTTCATCATTCCTTTAATTATACGGCATTGGAAATCAAAGACGGATGGGCTGCTGCCGATCCAAAATATGCCAAACTTTACGGCTCAATGATGCCGCGTGACGAGTGGTTGGAAATGTGGTTGAACAAATGCAACGAAGTTGCCCTGAAATACCATCCTGACATTATGTATTTCGATGCCTGGTTGGATGATATTCCGGATGATTACATCAAAAAATACCTTGCATATTATTTTAATGAGTCGCAATTACAGGGGCAGGAAGTAGCTGTTACCTACAAAGGAGAAGACCTTCCGCAGGAAGTTGGAATGCTTGACCACGAAAACTCAAATCCCGATGAAATTATGGAACAACCCTGGTTGTGCGACTATTCCATCGGAACGGGTATTTCATATGCCTGGGGATACACCGAAGGCATGCAAATTCGAACTCCCAAAGAAATCATTCATACACTGGTTGATGTGGTGAGTAAAAATGGACAGATGATTCTGAATTTGTCACCCATGTGTGATGGAACAATTCCACAAGATCAAAAGAATGTTATGCACCGGGTAGGACGCTGGATTTGGTCGCACGGAGAAGCTATTTTTGAAACAAGACCGTATGGTGCGCCACACGAAGTTACCGCGGAAGGTTTGGATGTGTTTTATACAAAAAAAGACAAAACGGTTTACGCCATTTTTTACGAATGGCCCGGACTGAATACTCCTGTTCAATTAAAGGAAATTACTTCGGAAAAATTGGGTGGCGAAGTAAAAGCAGTTACTCTTTTGGGTTTAAAACAACTTGACGATTGCACATTTGAACAAAGTTCCGATGGTTTGGAATTTACAATTCCCAAAGCGCGTATCCCCGATGATTTGGGAATTGTTTTTAAGATTGATTTTGAATAG